The following proteins come from a genomic window of bacterium:
- a CDS encoding HEAT repeat domain-containing protein encodes MKVKLILVFISAFLCSSCDVGDYTLSKFYKTDKLIGELDDSGKSVSDRARAAHLLKYKQDEKAVKPLMNVLVDKDADANLRAEAAVSAGVLAGSDEEVINELIFLYRQSEDPALKKAILNALSETEGNAVKMILADLRNCETYDVRLQDAPYTALHDRFTRVSDLWRESYMDCNPAGGKYYLKNPGVEIEMCNNGAFGLYNGREFNGNFDVRVRLDYGYGQSCGIILFKNKDGAPDTANFFGVEIFRDDGGKTKARVVSRKDGNDFLRLNKRWRAKFEYELGGEVFGKKAAALRIARDEKAGCMHFYYRYDRVIDGKRREGWMEFSTLPDISDENFNLYLYVTSTGVTHSKSLFKDVVVEQTLPDDLSDKDTGFGAKWRDYTFSGFTGRGIVVSFDEVFPFYKDSKFVFWSEANYQPWWHIDDKCGVSYEFCEIWNGGVSGCCEPMSDRMRRWSKADIVESNDARVVVHWRYVLANTEYKWWGMSPDEKPHADEWYYFYPDGTGVRKLVYTPSLNTKYEKSWNEISELMTINRSGVRPSEFLSQTAVTMLNLEGKKIDFLWDLSEEKPPAKMDPDTRTWNEAICRVNLAGRPAAFEVFAQSDETHAKTFPMQYKDWWGHYGQDWSFEMRGGYEFKDDFWTFSHWPISKIPYDEDVKTNGKFLREPSHTSLLPVAGHPGATGVTTWAMLIGLSGEGDDKDLLDKTRSWLYPGEIEMKSDSSVFVENDYYQRALIFNNVKKDRKCDFRLDPESRNSVVVNPVFIVNGWSGNSISVKAGGKLLEEGVDFRSAVIGNKALVWVRMKFDKPVIFNIFAAEHNTENKKTD; translated from the coding sequence ATGAAGGTCAAATTGATACTTGTGTTTATATCGGCTTTTTTGTGCTCTTCGTGCGATGTAGGCGATTATACGCTGAGCAAATTTTACAAAACCGATAAATTGATAGGTGAACTTGATGATTCCGGCAAAAGTGTATCGGATAGAGCCAGGGCAGCGCATTTGCTTAAATATAAACAGGATGAGAAAGCGGTGAAGCCGCTGATGAATGTTCTTGTGGATAAAGATGCAGACGCCAATCTCAGGGCCGAAGCCGCCGTTAGCGCAGGGGTTCTGGCCGGGTCTGACGAAGAAGTGATAAATGAATTGATTTTCCTCTACAGGCAAAGTGAGGATCCGGCGCTTAAAAAAGCGATATTAAACGCTCTTTCCGAAACGGAAGGCAATGCCGTAAAAATGATATTGGCTGACCTGCGGAATTGTGAGACATATGATGTAAGGCTGCAGGACGCCCCTTATACGGCGCTTCACGACCGCTTTACGCGGGTGTCGGATCTGTGGCGGGAATCTTATATGGATTGCAATCCTGCCGGCGGTAAATATTACCTTAAGAATCCGGGTGTTGAAATCGAGATGTGTAATAACGGCGCGTTCGGGTTGTATAACGGAAGGGAATTCAACGGGAATTTTGATGTCAGGGTCCGGCTTGATTACGGGTATGGGCAGTCCTGCGGTATTATACTTTTCAAGAATAAGGACGGCGCGCCCGACACAGCAAACTTTTTCGGCGTTGAAATATTCCGGGATGACGGCGGAAAAACAAAAGCGAGAGTTGTTTCCAGGAAAGACGGTAATGACTTTTTGAGGCTTAATAAGAGATGGCGGGCTAAATTCGAATATGAACTGGGCGGTGAAGTTTTCGGCAAAAAAGCCGCGGCTCTGCGCATCGCGAGGGATGAGAAAGCCGGATGCATGCATTTTTATTACCGATATGACAGGGTTATTGACGGTAAAAGGCGAGAGGGATGGATGGAATTTTCGACGCTGCCTGATATATCGGATGAGAATTTTAACCTGTACCTCTATGTCACATCGACCGGCGTTACACATTCAAAGAGTTTATTTAAGGATGTAGTTGTAGAACAGACTTTGCCGGATGATTTATCCGATAAGGATACGGGTTTCGGGGCTAAATGGAGGGACTATACTTTCTCGGGTTTTACCGGCAGGGGGATTGTTGTTTCCTTTGATGAGGTTTTCCCTTTCTATAAGGATTCGAAGTTTGTATTCTGGTCGGAAGCGAATTATCAGCCGTGGTGGCACATAGATGACAAATGCGGGGTTTCATATGAGTTTTGCGAAATCTGGAACGGGGGAGTCTCCGGCTGCTGCGAACCCATGAGCGATAGGATGAGAAGATGGTCCAAAGCGGATATCGTTGAATCGAATGACGCGCGTGTCGTTGTCCACTGGCGTTATGTGCTTGCTAATACAGAATATAAATGGTGGGGAATGAGCCCCGACGAGAAACCGCATGCCGACGAATGGTACTATTTCTATCCTGACGGGACAGGGGTGCGCAAATTGGTTTACACGCCTTCTTTAAATACCAAATATGAAAAGAGCTGGAATGAGATCTCGGAGCTTATGACGATAAACCGTTCAGGCGTCAGGCCGTCGGAGTTTCTCAGCCAGACTGCGGTGACGATGTTGAACCTTGAGGGAAAGAAAATCGATTTTCTGTGGGATTTATCCGAGGAAAAACCTCCCGCTAAAATGGATCCGGATACACGCACATGGAATGAGGCAATCTGCAGGGTAAATCTTGCCGGCAGGCCGGCTGCGTTCGAAGTCTTTGCCCAGAGCGATGAAACCCACGCCAAAACTTTTCCCATGCAGTATAAAGACTGGTGGGGGCACTACGGGCAGGACTGGTCATTTGAGATGAGAGGCGGATATGAATTTAAAGATGATTTCTGGACTTTTTCACATTGGCCTATAAGCAAGATACCTTATGATGAGGATGTAAAGACCAACGGTAAATTTTTGAGGGAGCCGTCACATACGTCCCTGCTTCCTGTCGCGGGACATCCGGGAGCCACCGGAGTCACGACATGGGCGATGCTTATAGGCTTGAGCGGAGAGGGTGACGATAAGGATTTGCTGGATAAGACCAGATCGTGGCTTTACCCCGGGGAAATAGAGATGAAAAGCGATAGCAGCGTTTTTGTGGAAAACGATTATTATCAAAGGGCGCTGATATTTAACAATGTAAAGAAAGACCGGAAATGCGATTTTAGGCTTGATCCGGAAAGCAGGAATTCGGTTGTCGTTAACCCTGTTTTTATCGTTAATGGCTGGAGCGGGAATAGCATATCTGTGAAAGCCGGCGGCAAACTCCTGGAAGAAGGGGTTGATTTCAGGTCTGCGGTCATCGGGAATAAGGCGCTCGTGTGGGTTCGGATGAAATTTGATAAACCGGTTATATTTAACATATTCGCCGCAGAACACAACACCGAAAATAAGAAAACAGATTAA
- a CDS encoding ComEA family DNA-binding protein, with protein sequence MPHNNPEEYKKISFLIILSSIIIGIGISFYGLASLKTEQMRRKDENTPRFPLTIKPAENVPLNRITDSAGTKKEVCQESPFSGFDINNADENELEQLPGIGPVTALKIIRYREQNGPFSSIEDIQKVSGIGPCTFNDIQNLIYVEQNGEIGADTGGSKININTAGVKELSALPGIGEKTALNIISYRDKNGPFQSDKDILNVTGIGAKKLGKIAHMITFNGNKPSSPVLTGPESSKININRATAEEIAMLPGFSNNLAERIIRYRKLNGPFPSAEKIADVPGISYMTFFKIQDFITIE encoded by the coding sequence ATGCCACATAATAACCCGGAAGAATATAAAAAAATATCATTTTTGATAATCCTTTCATCGATAATTATCGGCATAGGGATTTCATTCTACGGGCTTGCTTCATTAAAAACAGAACAGATGCGCCGCAAAGATGAAAACACGCCGCGGTTCCCTTTAACCATAAAACCCGCCGAAAATGTCCCCCTGAACCGCATAACAGATTCCGCAGGGACAAAAAAAGAGGTATGTCAGGAATCGCCTTTTTCAGGTTTCGATATCAATAATGCGGATGAAAACGAGCTCGAACAGTTACCCGGCATAGGGCCCGTGACCGCATTAAAAATAATCAGGTACCGCGAGCAGAACGGACCTTTTTCATCTATTGAAGATATCCAAAAAGTCTCAGGCATAGGGCCCTGCACATTCAATGATATTCAAAATCTTATCTATGTCGAACAAAACGGGGAAATCGGCGCGGATACCGGCGGCTCCAAAATTAATATCAATACAGCGGGCGTAAAAGAACTTTCGGCGCTGCCCGGAATCGGAGAAAAAACAGCTTTGAATATCATATCCTACCGGGATAAAAACGGGCCTTTTCAATCCGATAAAGATATCCTGAATGTTACGGGAATCGGCGCAAAAAAACTCGGCAAGATCGCGCACATGATAACATTCAACGGGAATAAGCCGTCCTCCCCTGTTTTAACAGGACCGGAATCATCAAAAATAAACATCAACAGGGCAACCGCGGAAGAAATAGCCATGCTTCCCGGTTTCAGCAATAACCTTGCTGAAAGAATCATAAGATACAGAAAGCTTAACGGGCCGTTTCCCTCCGCGGAAAAAATAGCCGATGTTCCCGGCATAAGCTATATGACATTTTTCAAAATACAGGATTTCATCACTATTGAATGA
- a CDS encoding MBL fold metallo-hydrolase, with protein sequence MKKDIKIFLLFCFSCLLIFLFSLLISHTLGNIIRPRTAFKPSGMLEIHFLDVKQGNATLIILPNGNAIVYDGGKSGNPFSPFAAGEKKVVPFLRQTGIKEIFAVICSSPDDDHCGGLADIYKNFTVLNTYDIGLPHTTESYASFLKAVERNRSKYNLIREGMLIEADESVLIQCLWPPDPLIKGGNASNNNSAVLKITYGDISILLPGDIEKPAERRLLKYAGSLKCNVFLAAHHGSKTSNSEAFLKFCSPDIVVISCGKNNPFGHPDAGVLKRLESNSKKLFRTDINGDISVFSNGTEVEIFTEK encoded by the coding sequence ATGAAAAAAGATATTAAAATATTCCTGCTTTTTTGCTTTTCCTGTCTTCTGATATTTCTCTTCTCTTTATTAATTTCCCACACCCTGGGAAATATTATCCGCCCACGAACGGCTTTCAAGCCTTCGGGCATGCTGGAAATACATTTCCTGGACGTAAAACAGGGAAACGCGACTTTAATAATCCTGCCTAACGGAAACGCAATAGTTTATGACGGGGGGAAAAGCGGCAACCCTTTCTCCCCTTTTGCCGCCGGAGAAAAAAAAGTCGTCCCCTTCCTGAGACAAACAGGGATAAAAGAGATTTTTGCAGTCATATGCTCAAGCCCTGACGACGACCATTGCGGAGGGCTTGCGGACATATATAAGAATTTTACAGTTTTAAACACTTATGATATCGGCCTGCCGCACACAACCGAAAGCTACGCCTCTTTTCTTAAAGCCGTTGAAAGAAACCGCAGTAAATATAATCTTATAAGAGAAGGGATGCTGATTGAAGCCGATGAAAGTGTCCTGATCCAATGTTTATGGCCGCCGGATCCTCTCATTAAAGGCGGCAACGCGTCAAACAATAATTCGGCTGTCCTGAAAATTACATATGGCGACATTTCCATTCTTCTCCCGGGGGACATCGAAAAACCCGCGGAAAGAAGGCTTTTAAAATATGCCGGCAGCCTGAAATGCAATGTTTTCCTGGCGGCCCATCACGGGTCGAAAACATCAAATTCCGAAGCCTTCCTGAAATTCTGTTCCCCCGATATAGTAGTTATATCATGCGGCAAGAACAACCCGTTCGGGCATCCCGACGCCGGAGTATTAAAAAGGCTGGAATCAAACTCGAAAAAACTGTTCAGGACAGACATCAACGGCGACATATCAGTTTTCTCAAATGGAACTGAGGTTGAAATTTTTACCGAAAAATAG
- the cdd gene encoding cytidine deaminase — translation MENTEYIKKAKEISKNAYAPYSGVKVGAILISEDGKAFEGRNIENASFGLTVCAERVALFKAVSEGKRKFSKIIIASEGQDASPCGACRQVLSEFSPEMEVIWEAKGRIISKKLSELLPERFKIGNN, via the coding sequence ATGGAAAACACTGAATACATAAAAAAGGCGAAGGAAATCTCGAAAAATGCCTATGCCCCGTATTCCGGGGTAAAAGTCGGAGCAATTTTAATATCCGAAGACGGCAAGGCCTTCGAAGGACGCAATATAGAAAATGCGTCTTTCGGCCTTACCGTTTGCGCCGAAAGAGTCGCTCTTTTCAAAGCTGTGTCGGAAGGCAAAAGGAAATTTTCAAAAATAATAATCGCTTCCGAAGGGCAGGATGCATCCCCTTGCGGCGCCTGCCGCCAGGTATTGTCCGAATTTTCACCCGAAATGGAAGTGATATGGGAAGCAAAAGGCAGGATTATATCAAAGAAACTAAGCGAACTCCTGCCGGAGAGATTTAAAATAGGAAATAATTAG
- a CDS encoding phosphopentomutase, which translates to MNTDKKRIIIIVLDSVGIGALPDAKSYGDEGADTLGHIAERNPGIKLPNLAALGLGNITPIKNIPPASHPSACFGKMAEKSSGKDTIIGHWEIAGVVTKKGFPVFCNGFPEELIKKFEQSTGKKVLGNKPASGTEIIKELGKEHMKTGALIVYTSADSVFQIAAHEDIVAPEELYSICEKTRKILSGKYSVARVIARPFTGKEGGFLRTDGRKDFSLPCPEETLLDNASRNGLKVLSIGKISDIFSSRGITESIKIHDNNDCCRHIINSIAGKHDFSIIFANLIDFDMKYGHRNDVEGYKNALEQFDMKVPEITGSLKDNDLLIFTADHGNDPTAPGTDHTREYVPLLCCGRTLRKGINIGIRGCFCDIARTSSEFLELPEMENGKSFLKQIRS; encoded by the coding sequence GTGAACACAGATAAAAAAAGAATAATTATCATTGTGCTGGACAGCGTCGGAATAGGCGCGCTTCCCGATGCCAAATCATACGGTGACGAAGGAGCCGACACACTGGGGCATATAGCAGAAAGAAACCCCGGGATTAAACTGCCTAACCTCGCCGCACTCGGCCTGGGCAACATAACACCGATAAAGAATATCCCGCCCGCATCACATCCTTCGGCATGTTTCGGAAAAATGGCGGAAAAATCTTCAGGAAAAGATACCATTATCGGCCACTGGGAAATCGCGGGTGTCGTCACGAAGAAAGGATTTCCGGTTTTCTGCAACGGTTTTCCGGAAGAACTCATAAAAAAATTTGAGCAGTCCACGGGTAAAAAAGTGTTAGGAAACAAACCCGCTTCAGGCACCGAAATAATCAAGGAACTCGGGAAAGAACACATGAAAACAGGCGCTCTCATAGTATATACTTCCGCCGACAGCGTTTTCCAGATAGCGGCTCATGAAGACATTGTCGCGCCCGAAGAACTCTATTCAATCTGTGAAAAAACAAGAAAAATCCTGTCAGGCAAGTATTCCGTGGCCAGAGTAATAGCAAGGCCTTTTACAGGAAAAGAAGGCGGTTTTTTACGGACAGACGGAAGAAAAGATTTCAGCCTGCCCTGCCCTGAGGAAACTCTTCTGGACAATGCTTCCCGAAACGGGCTTAAAGTCCTTTCAATCGGTAAAATATCGGATATTTTCAGTTCAAGAGGCATTACCGAAAGCATCAAAATACACGATAATAACGATTGCTGCAGACATATCATCAATTCGATTGCCGGGAAACATGATTTTTCCATAATATTCGCTAACTTAATTGATTTTGATATGAAATACGGGCACAGAAACGATGTTGAGGGATATAAGAACGCGCTCGAACAATTTGACATGAAAGTCCCCGAAATAACCGGTTCGCTTAAAGACAATGATCTGCTTATTTTTACCGCGGACCACGGGAACGATCCTACCGCTCCGGGAACCGACCACACAAGAGAGTATGTTCCTCTGTTGTGTTGCGGCAGAACACTGCGCAAAGGCATAAACATAGGAATTCGCGGCTGTTTCTGTGACATTGCCCGGACTTCCTCAGAATTTCTCGAATTGCCGGAAATGGAAAACGGCAAAAGCTTTTTAAAACAGATAAGGAGTTGA
- a CDS encoding purine-nucleoside phosphorylase, with amino-acid sequence MEEQKVLRAADNIKRLFKRVPETAIVTGTGIKLDCREFRIMAEIPFRKIPFAKTPAVSGHSGTLKLCAYGKRKFLIQEGRIHFYESGNISDAVYLTALLSKAGVKKFIFINSAGSLQKTMRPGSIMLISDHINLMGTNPLLAEPKLNRDKSIQFVNPANLYSKKISGNLFSAAKKNQINLRKGVYLAVSGPVYETPAEAKAFKTIGADAVGMSTVPEAIKAFSGGCEVAALSCITNYIFDKESSKHAEIVKTAALISPRLVKIFKTYLKEIK; translated from the coding sequence ATGGAAGAACAAAAGGTACTGCGCGCCGCCGATAACATAAAACGACTGTTTAAACGCGTCCCCGAAACAGCGATAGTAACGGGAACAGGAATCAAGCTTGATTGCAGAGAGTTCAGAATCATGGCGGAAATACCTTTCAGAAAAATCCCTTTCGCAAAAACCCCGGCTGTCTCAGGGCATTCGGGCACGTTAAAATTATGCGCTTACGGCAAAAGAAAATTTCTTATTCAGGAAGGAAGAATCCACTTCTATGAATCCGGCAATATTTCCGATGCGGTGTATTTAACAGCTTTACTGTCAAAAGCCGGCGTTAAAAAATTCATTTTTATAAATTCCGCGGGGTCGCTTCAAAAAACGATGCGGCCGGGAAGCATCATGCTCATTTCGGACCATATAAACCTGATGGGGACAAATCCCCTGCTCGCGGAACCGAAGCTAAACCGCGATAAATCGATACAATTTGTGAATCCGGCAAACCTGTATTCAAAAAAAATATCGGGAAACCTGTTTTCCGCGGCGAAAAAAAACCAAATAAATTTACGCAAAGGCGTTTACCTTGCCGTAAGCGGTCCAGTTTATGAAACACCGGCCGAAGCAAAAGCTTTTAAAACAATAGGCGCCGACGCAGTCGGCATGTCCACTGTGCCCGAAGCGATAAAAGCTTTTTCCGGCGGATGTGAAGTCGCCGCATTATCATGCATAACCAATTATATTTTTGATAAAGAATCATCAAAGCACGCAGAAATAGTAAAAACCGCGGCGCTTATTTCGCCCCGGCTGGTAAAAATATTCAAAACCTATTTAAAGGAGATAAAATGA
- a CDS encoding DUF3006 domain-containing protein encodes MKFTAIIDRIEGNNCAVLEIAKKGSIVLPLGILPKGSAPGTAIDITINKNERYENKRKSAIINLQQKLLRNNR; translated from the coding sequence ATGAAATTTACCGCAATAATAGACCGGATTGAAGGCAATAACTGCGCAGTCCTGGAAATCGCCAAAAAGGGCAGCATTGTCCTGCCTCTCGGCATCCTTCCCAAAGGAAGCGCGCCGGGCACAGCTATTGATATCACAATAAACAAGAATGAGCGCTACGAAAATAAAAGAAAAAGCGCGATAATAAATCTCCAGCAAAAGCTTCTCCGCAATAACAGATAA
- a CDS encoding DUF748 domain-containing protein, with protein MFRYLIKYFLISVLLIFLLLSLLSIYINHLYLSKDGKILAQKQLEDITGTRVFFKNISYDLFNGIVFKNLIITDPLDDKKIIFFAERAEMRIILTDIIKGKYIIQRLTLSSCELFIRRDAKGSVNLSGFKTNSVPGIIPNIRIKGGKIHYEDMFYGTKRNFSLYNVKGAIAPSIKGSVNFELSGSIQKGKYRNIMLVGSHNVFSDKLRLKILGKKIDAAVFKDYIRDFLDIDLKKGTAKINFRVETASFSKTHIFGKYDLEGLESENDNFSLSGNCHGMLKTSDKSSSAGNFIGRISFEDCTAINRKNNLNIKNIRGDFFFNAGGFLSKNLSFDFLQHPFNAEITATGFKKPFYNINLKTALEDDWNSTSIFKNYVKYNNLKVSGPAELSADYKGFIEDISPENLSAAIELNGINIKCPYITGEIRDVRGKISYDKNIFLSNSLTGNLTYKFNFKGSFNTKNEKKLTFEAGYSDTKLAGNIVLTEDAISISPLEIRRMNSDLTLKGIFTDLKSPSYNLSLEGNIDLKDLFSLDKLKEYPLPVYSGNKIFIKGSAKGKKLKSENLTLEVDFSSDAITYRKMELEGISGRLKYTPENAAIEFAAKNVCSGSLTGSVSLLFKNGSPGSFSLETRIKDMDLERFSGAILDKKQNIRGKTDFHIKLGGITGKTETFSGKGVLKISDGRLWNMQLFDGIWQILVINNPNLKKAVFTEAETDFEIKNKKIFIPNAVFSSEHFLLMPKGYIGFDKKIDFWIESGFFEDSRDSGPEVLAKRIGNFKCRLTTIHATGNIEKPVLKTEIKPLGEIFR; from the coding sequence GTGTTTAGATACCTGATAAAATATTTTCTGATATCGGTCCTGCTTATATTTCTTCTGCTCTCGCTCTTGAGTATTTACATCAATCACCTGTACCTTTCCAAAGACGGGAAAATCCTGGCGCAAAAACAGCTCGAAGATATTACGGGAACCAGGGTTTTCTTCAAAAACATCTCATATGATTTATTTAACGGCATAGTCTTCAAGAACCTCATCATCACCGACCCTCTTGACGACAAAAAAATCATCTTCTTTGCCGAAAGGGCGGAAATGAGGATTATCCTGACTGATATCATAAAAGGAAAATATATTATACAAAGGTTAACCCTGTCTTCATGCGAACTTTTTATAAGAAGAGATGCAAAAGGCTCTGTCAATTTATCCGGCTTTAAAACAAACAGCGTACCGGGCATAATACCCAATATCCGTATCAAAGGCGGAAAAATTCACTATGAAGATATGTTTTACGGCACAAAAAGGAATTTCTCGCTTTATAACGTAAAAGGCGCTATAGCGCCCTCAATAAAAGGGTCTGTAAATTTTGAACTGTCGGGTTCCATCCAAAAAGGCAAATACAGAAACATTATGCTTGTCGGCAGCCATAATGTTTTTTCGGATAAGCTGCGGCTCAAAATACTCGGGAAAAAAATAGATGCCGCCGTTTTCAAGGATTATATAAGAGATTTCCTGGACATAGACCTTAAAAAAGGGACCGCAAAAATCAATTTCCGTGTGGAAACAGCCTCTTTCTCAAAAACACATATATTCGGGAAGTATGACCTTGAAGGGCTGGAATCGGAAAATGATAATTTTTCGTTATCCGGAAATTGCCATGGCATGTTGAAAACATCCGATAAAAGCAGCAGCGCCGGGAATTTTATCGGCAGGATATCTTTTGAGGATTGTACGGCAATCAACAGGAAAAATAACCTGAACATCAAAAATATCCGCGGAGATTTCTTCTTTAACGCAGGCGGTTTTTTGTCAAAAAACCTTTCTTTCGATTTTTTGCAACACCCTTTTAACGCTGAAATAACGGCAACCGGTTTTAAAAAGCCTTTCTATAACATAAACCTCAAAACGGCCCTTGAAGACGACTGGAATTCTACCTCTATATTCAAAAATTATGTTAAATACAATAACCTGAAAGTTTCCGGTCCGGCCGAATTATCGGCGGATTATAAAGGGTTCATCGAGGATATTTCCCCGGAAAACTTATCGGCCGCAATAGAATTAAACGGTATTAATATTAAATGCCCGTACATTACAGGGGAAATCCGGGATGTCAGGGGAAAAATATCTTATGATAAAAATATCTTTTTGAGCAATTCATTGACCGGAAACCTTACCTATAAATTTAATTTCAAAGGTTCTTTTAACACAAAAAACGAAAAGAAACTTACTTTCGAAGCCGGTTATTCCGACACAAAACTCGCGGGAAATATCGTATTAACAGAGGACGCTATTTCAATATCGCCGCTCGAGATACGGCGGATGAACTCGGATCTGACCCTGAAAGGAATTTTCACAGACCTGAAATCACCGTCATACAACCTGTCTCTTGAGGGGAACATCGATTTAAAGGATCTTTTTTCTCTGGATAAACTGAAAGAATACCCTTTGCCGGTATACAGCGGCAATAAGATATTTATTAAAGGCAGCGCCAAAGGAAAGAAATTAAAATCAGAAAACCTGACGCTCGAAGTTGATTTTTCATCGGACGCGATAACTTACAGGAAAATGGAATTGGAAGGAATTTCGGGCAGGCTTAAATACACGCCGGAAAATGCGGCGATTGAATTCGCGGCAAAAAATGTCTGTTCCGGCAGCCTGACAGGCAGCGTCAGCCTGTTATTTAAAAACGGGTCTCCGGGTTCCTTTTCCCTGGAAACCCGGATAAAAGATATGGACTTAGAGCGGTTTTCCGGCGCAATCCTCGATAAAAAACAAAATATCAGGGGGAAAACCGATTTCCATATTAAACTCGGAGGCATAACCGGTAAAACCGAAACGTTCAGCGGCAAAGGCGTATTGAAAATTTCGGACGGAAGATTGTGGAATATGCAGCTTTTTGACGGTATCTGGCAGATCCTGGTCATTAATAACCCAAACCTGAAAAAAGCGGTCTTCACGGAAGCCGAAACGGATTTCGAAATCAAAAATAAAAAAATATTCATTCCGAACGCGGTATTCTCCAGCGAACATTTTCTGTTAATGCCCAAAGGATATATAGGATTTGATAAAAAGATAGATTTCTGGATAGAAAGCGGTTTTTTTGAAGACTCCCGGGATTCGGGGCCGGAAGTCCTGGCAAAAAGAATAGGAAACTTTAAATGCAGGCTGACAACTATTCACGCGACAGGCAACATAGAAAAACCGGTTTTAAAAACAGAAATAAAACCTTTAGGTGAAATATTCCGTTAA
- a CDS encoding XTP/dITP diphosphatase, with protein sequence MLELVLATNNKNKIKEIKQILKGLQIKFYTLEDFENIENVIEDGNTFEENAVKKAKEIAKHTGKLTLADDSGIEVYVLDNEPGVRSSRYAGENATDMENMMKLLDRMKGFPPERRGARFVCVIALADKEDLIGTVTGSCEGIVLNEPRGGGGFGYDPIFAKLEYGKSFAELDLEVKNRISHRANAIEKSRLMLERLINRES encoded by the coding sequence ATGCTTGAGCTTGTGTTGGCGACGAACAACAAGAATAAGATAAAAGAGATAAAGCAGATACTGAAAGGGCTCCAGATAAAGTTTTACACTCTTGAAGATTTCGAAAACATTGAAAATGTAATTGAAGACGGCAATACATTTGAGGAAAACGCCGTCAAGAAAGCGAAAGAAATCGCGAAACATACGGGGAAACTTACGCTTGCGGATGATTCGGGTATAGAAGTATATGTCCTTGACAATGAACCCGGAGTGAGATCTTCAAGATATGCGGGAGAGAATGCCACCGATATGGAAAATATGATGAAACTGCTGGACAGGATGAAAGGGTTTCCGCCGGAAAGAAGGGGAGCCAGGTTTGTCTGTGTAATAGCGCTTGCCGATAAAGAAGACTTAATAGGGACGGTAACCGGCAGCTGTGAGGGCATTGTGTTAAATGAGCCCAGGGGCGGCGGAGGTTTCGGATATGATCCCATTTTTGCGAAGTTGGAATACGGTAAAAGTTTTGCGGAACTTGATTTGGAAGTTAAAAACCGCATAAGCCACAGGGCAAACGCAATCGAAAAATCAAGGTTGATGCTCGAAAGGCTTATTAACAGGGAATCCTGA
- the rph gene encoding ribonuclease PH, with amino-acid sequence MRSDGRKTDELREIKITKGFIRHNPASVLIEFGNTRVICSATVENDIPRWLKEQSPDCGWVTAEYSMLPASTPSRTQREASRGKIGGRTHEIQRLIGRALRSVTDLEKLGRKTIWIDCDVIEADGGTRTVSITGAFIALSLAVGKMLEEKTLKTNPVRDYIAAVSVGVVGSEILVDLSYQEDFSAEVDMNVVMTGKGKFVEVQGSGEESVFSREQLDEMLLLASNSVSKIINRQKKALEN; translated from the coding sequence ATGAGAAGCGATGGAAGAAAAACAGATGAACTCAGGGAAATAAAAATAACCAAAGGATTCATAAGGCATAATCCCGCGTCTGTCCTTATTGAGTTCGGGAATACAAGGGTAATCTGCTCCGCGACGGTGGAAAATGATATCCCGAGATGGCTCAAAGAACAATCCCCCGACTGTGGATGGGTAACCGCGGAGTATTCCATGCTTCCGGCGTCCACCCCTTCGAGAACACAGCGGGAGGCTTCGAGAGGAAAAATCGGAGGAAGGACACATGAGATACAGCGTCTTATAGGCAGGGCGTTAAGGTCTGTGACAGACCTTGAAAAACTCGGCAGAAAAACCATATGGATTGACTGCGATGTTATCGAAGCCGACGGAGGCACGCGGACAGTTTCCATAACCGGAGCTTTTATTGCGCTGAGCCTTGCCGTCGGCAAGATGCTTGAGGAAAAAACATTGAAAACAAATCCTGTCAGGGATTATATCGCCGCGGTCAGTGTCGGTGTCGTAGGATCCGAAATACTGGTTGACCTTTCTTATCAGGAAGATTTTTCCGCTGAAGTCGATATGAATGTTGTGATGACGGGAAAAGGAAAATTCGTTGAAGTGCAGGGCAGCGGGGAAGAATCGGTTTTTTCCAGGGAACAGCTGGATGAAATGCTTTTGCTTGCTTCAAATTCAGTCAGCAAAATCATAAACAGGCAGAAAAAAGCTTTGGAAAATTAA